One genomic segment of Dysosmobacter sp. Marseille-Q4140 includes these proteins:
- a CDS encoding conjugal transfer protein TraG: MNDFIQFLIVFDLICFGVYFGGDIICTALAKVRKKPGQKDPYEFEVEDEPAEPPLSIDAIRHLFRGEVRDFVCNKLLPSGQETLSALTEPEQTAARFLFCALIGYLKEEAPMDEQSFPMVMEMLNYAEGAKEDGDKDVIDILMEETAARTRQREEYFSDYRRYQLMQVDKERVLLACRVIINDLLGKLYRYDYNVGYDCLLDDGNSVSRKLKKSNEEMEVEEDAPCDR; the protein is encoded by the coding sequence ATGAATGATTTTATCCAATTTCTCATTGTGTTCGACCTGATCTGTTTCGGCGTTTACTTTGGCGGCGACATCATTTGTACGGCGCTCGCCAAGGTGCGCAAAAAACCGGGCCAGAAAGACCCCTATGAATTTGAGGTGGAGGACGAACCCGCTGAACCGCCGCTGTCTATCGACGCCATCCGCCACTTGTTCCGCGGCGAGGTCCGCGATTTTGTCTGCAACAAACTTCTGCCCAGTGGGCAGGAAACCCTTTCCGCCCTGACCGAGCCGGAGCAGACAGCGGCCAGGTTCCTGTTCTGCGCCTTGATCGGCTATCTCAAAGAGGAAGCCCCGATGGATGAGCAGAGCTTCCCGATGGTGATGGAGATGCTGAACTACGCCGAGGGCGCGAAAGAGGACGGCGACAAGGACGTGATTGACATTCTGATGGAGGAAACCGCCGCCCGGACCCGCCAGCGCGAGGAATATTTCAGCGATTACCGCCGCTACCAGCTCATGCAGGTGGATAAGGAGCGTGTGCTGCTGGCCTGCCGGGTCATCATCAACGACCTGCTGGGAAAGCTGTACCGTTATGATTACAACGTCGGCTATGACTGCCTTCTGGACGATGGCAACAGCGTTTCCAGAAAACTGAAAAAATCCAACGAAGAAATGGAGGTTGAGGAAGATGCGCCTTGTGATCGCTGA
- a CDS encoding DUF3851 family protein, which translates to MKPNTCELNSMMFFEAAQDEQRANLLTELADAVSETRTAANQAAELTGDGEAGLLRLTEIWCAVNGVPDAPSVIIFEGDQMELLANLVAQIYAHLLRHPSGGPLGLVLYVELRYMMASLMLGEWFD; encoded by the coding sequence ATGAAACCCAATACCTGTGAACTGAATTCTATGATGTTTTTTGAGGCGGCGCAGGACGAACAGCGCGCCAACCTGCTTACCGAACTGGCGGATGCTGTCAGTGAGACCCGCACGGCGGCGAATCAGGCGGCGGAACTGACCGGGGACGGCGAGGCCGGGCTGCTGCGCCTGACGGAAATCTGGTGCGCCGTGAACGGCGTTCCCGATGCCCCCAGCGTCATCATCTTTGAGGGGGACCAGATGGAGCTGCTGGCGAATCTGGTGGCGCAGATCTACGCCCATCTGCTCCGGCATCCCTCCGGCGGTCCCCTGGGGCTGGTTCTCTATGTGGAACTGCGCTACATGATGGCCTCCCTGATGCTGGGGGAATGGTTTGACTAA
- a CDS encoding DUF4315 family protein, translated as MAKNKIERIDQEIAKTREKIAEQQEKLKALEAQKTEAENLEIVQMVRAVRMTPAQLSAMLSGGMVPGRDAVPADPEQEDMTHEE; from the coding sequence ATGGCTAAAAACAAAATCGAGCGCATTGACCAGGAGATCGCCAAGACCCGCGAGAAGATCGCGGAACAGCAGGAAAAGCTGAAGGCCCTGGAAGCGCAGAAAACCGAGGCGGAGAATCTGGAGATCGTCCAGATGGTGCGCGCTGTGCGCATGACCCCGGCCCAGCTGTCCGCCATGCTGTCTGGCGGCATGGTGCCCGGCCGGGACGCGGTTCCCGCCGATCCCGAACAGGAGGATATGACCCATGAAGAATAA
- a CDS encoding DUF4366 domain-containing protein, whose protein sequence is MKNKKICRTLAALCTCLVLMGGFSVTAFAQGTDPAPTATPAADATNDSNVVVEETEDSPPLTPEGNAALVDDFGGNKQLITVTTKAGNYFYILIDRANEDKETAVHFLNQVDEADLMALMEDGETTEETPAVCNCTEKCAAGAVDTACPVCAVNMAECTGQEPEPTPDPEAETEPEQEPAGLNPTMLLVVLAVLGGIGALVYFKFIKQKPKTKGSDDLDDYDYGEDEELPEDETWETEPEDADGGGGEESENPAK, encoded by the coding sequence ATGAAGAATAAGAAAATTTGTAGAACCCTTGCCGCCCTTTGCACCTGCCTGGTGCTGATGGGCGGCTTCTCTGTGACCGCCTTTGCCCAGGGCACCGACCCTGCGCCCACGGCCACACCGGCTGCGGACGCCACCAACGACAGCAACGTGGTGGTGGAGGAAACCGAGGACAGCCCGCCCCTGACCCCGGAGGGCAACGCCGCCCTGGTGGATGACTTTGGCGGCAACAAGCAGCTCATCACCGTCACCACCAAGGCGGGCAACTACTTCTATATCCTCATCGACCGTGCCAACGAGGACAAGGAAACCGCCGTCCACTTCTTAAACCAGGTGGACGAGGCCGACCTGATGGCGCTGATGGAGGACGGAGAGACTACGGAGGAAACGCCCGCTGTCTGCAACTGCACGGAAAAATGCGCCGCCGGTGCGGTGGACACGGCCTGCCCGGTGTGCGCCGTGAACATGGCAGAGTGTACGGGCCAGGAACCGGAACCCACCCCTGACCCGGAGGCAGAAACTGAGCCGGAACAGGAACCGGCAGGGCTGAACCCGACGATGTTGCTGGTGGTACTGGCTGTGCTGGGCGGCATCGGTGCGCTGGTCTACTTCAAATTCATCAAGCAGAAGCCTAAGACCAAAGGCAGCGATGACCTGGATGATTACGACTACGGCGAGGACGAGGAACTCCCGGAGGATGAGACCTGGGAGACTGAGCCGGAGGACGCCGACGGGGGCGGCGGTGAGGAAAGCGAGAACCCGGCCAAATGA
- a CDS encoding DUF4316 domain-containing protein — protein MGESVFEVVKQSVTVREAAELYGIEVNRGGMACCPFHDDRHPSLKLNEDYFYCFGCGATGDVTDFTARLYDLSPKEAAEKLAQDFGLSYDSKAPLRRSYVRQKSEAQVRKEKREHGWRVLTDYYHLLRKWEADYSPKTPDEDPHPRFLEAVQKKDYMGYLLDTFLDSSTEEQDQWIAEHTAEISAIEGRVKIMADKPTNRERLQQITVGIEQGIKELFESEKYMRYLSVMSRFHRYSVNNTMLIYMQKPDATLVAGYNKWKNQFERHVKRGEHGITIIAPTPFKKKIEEQKLDPDTKAPMLDAEGKIIMEEREVEIPMFRPVKVFDVSQTDGKPLPELASSLSGNVQNYEAFMEALRRSAPVPLSVEPMAANMDGYFSPDQQRIAIRAGMSEVQTVSAAVHEIAHSKLHDPKKYEAEPTWKIVMVSGGGVKHDYRLDFATEAEAEQAAAEDDWRYVDENQFEWRLEVEEDLTAVKQAVKNRNTEEVEAESISYAVCQYYGIQTGENSFGYIATWSQDKTLPELRASLETINTAAGELITDIDRHYKAICKERGIDLTAQPEQAEPQQPAEEMPDTPSPSTEAQEALLLVDEATYLHVQSCDTGWDYTLYDAATRKQLDGGQKDAPELPLSTAALKICEMHDMGSKSVQYAPLSMIETLQEAAVQQMQAAAQATTPETTMLPDAPEQHLDEYPMPDPSLTQDDLEKCGYLDGDLLPLSKERAYELMAQDLTVYMVQQGENPAMAFDTTDLDAHDGIFAVTREEWEESPAFDAQVKERMDHQQEREQAFLGHKGDCFAIYQVKHTDELRDIRYEGLEWIKSIGRTVQRDNYDLVYTAPLAPGDLKGSVLDNLEYRFNNEHPADYRHPSMSVSDIVAIKKDGKVSCHYCDSFGFAEVPGFLPDNPLKNAEMAVEDDYGMIDGILNNGPKEQTVAQLEQQARSGQPISLMDLAAAAHREDRDKKKSVVEQLKSQPKPEHKKTAPKKSAEREI, from the coding sequence ATGGGCGAGAGCGTATTTGAAGTCGTAAAACAGTCCGTCACCGTCCGGGAGGCGGCAGAACTGTACGGCATCGAGGTCAACCGGGGCGGCATGGCCTGCTGTCCCTTCCACGATGACCGGCACCCCAGCCTGAAGCTGAACGAGGACTACTTCTACTGCTTTGGCTGCGGGGCCACCGGCGACGTGACCGACTTCACCGCCCGTCTCTATGACCTGTCCCCCAAGGAGGCCGCCGAGAAGCTGGCCCAGGATTTTGGCCTTTCCTATGACAGCAAGGCCCCGCTCCGGCGAAGCTATGTCCGGCAAAAATCTGAGGCGCAGGTGCGGAAAGAAAAACGAGAACACGGCTGGCGCGTCCTGACGGACTACTATCACTTGCTCCGAAAATGGGAGGCCGACTATTCCCCCAAGACGCCGGACGAGGACCCGCACCCGCGCTTTTTGGAGGCCGTCCAGAAAAAAGACTACATGGGCTATCTGCTGGACACCTTTCTCGACAGCAGTACCGAGGAACAGGACCAGTGGATCGCAGAACATACCGCTGAAATTTCGGCCATAGAAGGGAGAGTGAAAATCATGGCTGACAAACCCACCAACCGGGAACGGTTGCAGCAAATCACGGTGGGCATCGAGCAGGGCATCAAAGAGCTGTTTGAGAGCGAAAAGTATATGCGTTACTTGTCTGTGATGTCCCGGTTCCACCGCTACTCCGTCAACAACACTATGCTCATCTATATGCAGAAGCCGGACGCCACGCTGGTGGCCGGATACAACAAGTGGAAAAATCAGTTTGAGCGCCATGTGAAGCGCGGTGAGCATGGCATTACCATCATCGCGCCCACACCGTTCAAGAAAAAGATCGAGGAACAGAAACTGGACCCGGACACCAAAGCCCCCATGCTGGATGCAGAGGGCAAGATCATCATGGAGGAACGGGAAGTTGAGATTCCCATGTTCCGTCCGGTGAAGGTGTTCGATGTAAGCCAGACAGACGGGAAACCGCTGCCGGAGCTGGCGTCCTCCCTGTCCGGGAACGTCCAGAACTACGAGGCTTTCATGGAAGCCCTGCGCCGGTCCGCGCCGGTGCCGCTTTCTGTGGAGCCGATGGCCGCCAACATGGACGGGTATTTCTCTCCGGACCAGCAGCGCATCGCCATCCGAGCAGGCATGAGCGAGGTACAGACCGTTTCCGCCGCCGTCCATGAGATCGCCCACAGCAAGCTGCACGACCCCAAAAAGTATGAGGCGGAGCCGACCTGGAAAATCGTGATGGTGAGTGGGGGCGGTGTCAAGCACGATTATCGCCTGGACTTCGCCACCGAAGCAGAGGCAGAACAGGCCGCCGCCGAGGATGACTGGCGCTATGTGGACGAAAATCAGTTTGAGTGGCGGCTGGAGGTGGAGGAAGATCTGACGGCGGTGAAACAGGCTGTCAAGAACCGCAACACCGAGGAGGTGGAGGCCGAGAGCATCTCCTACGCCGTCTGCCAGTATTACGGCATCCAAACCGGCGAAAACAGCTTCGGCTATATCGCCACCTGGAGCCAGGACAAGACGCTGCCAGAGCTGCGGGCCAGTCTGGAAACCATCAACACGGCCGCCGGAGAGCTGATCACAGATATTGACCGGCACTATAAAGCAATCTGCAAGGAGCGCGGTATTGACCTGACCGCCCAGCCGGAACAGGCTGAACCCCAGCAGCCCGCAGAAGAAATGCCCGACACACCTTCCCCCAGCACCGAAGCCCAGGAGGCCCTGTTGCTGGTTGATGAAGCCACCTATCTTCATGTTCAGTCCTGCGACACCGGCTGGGATTACACACTCTACGATGCCGCCACCAGGAAGCAACTGGACGGCGGCCAGAAGGACGCGCCGGAGCTGCCCCTGTCCACCGCCGCACTGAAAATCTGTGAGATGCACGACATGGGCAGCAAATCCGTTCAGTATGCGCCGCTGTCCATGATCGAAACTTTGCAGGAGGCGGCTGTCCAACAAATGCAGGCAGCGGCCCAAGCCACCACGCCGGAAACTACCATGCTGCCGGACGCCCCGGAACAGCACCTGGACGAATACCCTATGCCCGACCCCTCGCTGACCCAGGACGATCTGGAGAAATGCGGCTATCTGGACGGGGACCTTCTGCCCCTCTCTAAAGAACGCGCCTATGAGCTGATGGCGCAGGACCTGACCGTTTACATGGTTCAGCAGGGCGAGAATCCGGCGATGGCTTTTGATACCACTGACCTGGACGCCCATGACGGGATCTTCGCCGTCACCCGCGAGGAATGGGAGGAAAGCCCGGCTTTCGATGCCCAGGTTAAGGAGCGTATGGATCACCAGCAGGAACGGGAACAGGCGTTCCTCGGCCACAAGGGCGACTGCTTTGCCATCTACCAGGTGAAGCACACCGATGAGCTGCGGGACATCCGCTATGAGGGGCTGGAATGGATCAAGTCCATCGGACGCACGGTGCAGCGGGACAATTATGATCTGGTCTACACCGCGCCGCTGGCCCCCGGCGACCTGAAAGGCAGCGTGCTGGACAATCTTGAATACCGCTTCAACAACGAACACCCCGCCGACTACCGCCACCCGTCCATGAGCGTCAGCGACATTGTTGCCATCAAGAAGGACGGCAAGGTATCCTGTCACTACTGCGACAGCTTCGGCTTTGCCGAGGTGCCCGGCTTCCTGCCGGACAATCCGCTGAAAAATGCAGAGATGGCCGTGGAGGATGACTACGGCATGATCGACGGGATTCTCAACAACGGCCCCAAGGAGCAGACGGTGGCCCAGCTGGAACAGCAGGCCCGCAGCGGCCAGCCCATTTCCCTGATGGACCTGGCTGCCGCCGCTCACCGGGAGGACCGGGACAAGAAGAAATCCGTTGTGGAGCAGCTGAAAAGCCAGCCCAAACCCGAACATAAAAAGACAGCGCCAAAAAAGAGCGCGGAAAGGGAGATCTGA
- a CDS encoding DNA topoisomerase 3 — protein MRLVIAEKPSVAKSLAAVLGAATRKDGYLEGNGWLVSWCLGHLAGLADAATYNPDYAKWRYDDLPILPESWRFTIAKDKREQFDVLRTLLRRDDVTEVVNACDAGREGELIFRTVYCLAGCQKPMKRLWISSMEDSAIREGFAHLRPGADYDGLHQAALCRAKADWLVGINATRLFSVLYHRTLNIGRVMSPTLALIVQREAEIDAFKPVPFYSVALDLPGFTAASARMDKKADAEQLKTACQGSTVTVKQVERRDKSEKPPALYDLTTLQRDANRLLGFTAQQTLDYLQNLYEKKLCTYPRTDSRYLTSDMTEGLPVLVNLVANAMPFRKGIAISCDAAAVINDKKVTDHHAVIPTRNIREADLTALPVGERAILELVALRLLCAVAQPYTFAETAVVVECAGAEFTAKGRTVKQPGWRALDAAYRASMKSAPEQDGNSEDKALPELSEGQELPVAGAAVKEGKTTPPKHFTEDTLLSAMETAGKDDMPEDAERKGLGTPATRAGILEKLVSTGFLERKKSKKTVQLLPSHDAISLITVLPEQLQSPLLTAEWEYRLGEIERGELALEDFMAEITAMLKELVGTYQVIKGSEYLFTPPREVVGRCPRCGGEIAEMQKGFFCQDKSCKFAIWKNSKWWAAKRKQPTKAIVAALLKDGRAHVAGLYSEKSGKTYDATVVMEDTGQYVNFRLEFDRQKGGGK, from the coding sequence ATGCGCCTTGTGATCGCTGAGAAGCCCTCGGTGGCAAAATCCCTGGCCGCCGTGCTGGGGGCCGCCACCCGCAAAGACGGCTACTTAGAGGGCAACGGTTGGCTGGTGAGCTGGTGCCTGGGGCACCTGGCCGGGCTGGCAGATGCCGCCACCTACAACCCCGACTACGCCAAGTGGCGCTACGATGACCTGCCCATTCTGCCGGAGTCCTGGCGCTTTACCATCGCCAAGGATAAGCGGGAACAGTTCGACGTGCTGCGCACCCTGCTGCGTCGAGATGATGTGACAGAGGTGGTCAACGCCTGCGACGCCGGGCGCGAGGGCGAGCTGATCTTCCGCACGGTCTACTGTCTGGCGGGTTGTCAGAAGCCCATGAAACGGCTGTGGATTTCCAGCATGGAGGATTCCGCCATCCGGGAGGGCTTTGCACACCTGCGGCCCGGCGCGGACTATGACGGGCTGCACCAGGCAGCCCTCTGCCGGGCCAAGGCCGACTGGCTGGTGGGCATCAACGCCACCCGACTGTTTTCGGTGCTGTACCACCGCACCCTCAACATTGGCCGCGTCATGTCCCCGACGCTGGCCCTCATCGTCCAGCGGGAGGCTGAGATCGACGCTTTCAAGCCGGTGCCGTTCTATTCTGTGGCGCTGGACCTGCCCGGTTTTACCGCTGCCAGCGCCCGCATGGACAAAAAAGCCGATGCCGAACAGCTGAAAACTGCCTGCCAGGGCAGCACGGTGACAGTCAAACAGGTGGAGCGCAGGGACAAATCTGAGAAGCCGCCCGCCCTCTATGACCTCACCACCCTCCAGCGGGACGCCAACCGCCTGCTGGGGTTCACGGCGCAGCAGACGCTGGACTATCTGCAAAACCTCTATGAAAAGAAGCTCTGCACCTATCCCCGGACGGACAGCCGCTATCTGACTTCGGATATGACCGAGGGCCTGCCGGTGCTGGTGAATCTGGTTGCCAACGCCATGCCGTTCCGCAAGGGTATCGCCATCTCCTGCGATGCAGCGGCGGTCATCAACGACAAGAAAGTGACCGACCACCATGCGGTGATTCCCACCCGGAACATCCGGGAGGCGGATCTGACCGCGCTGCCGGTGGGCGAACGGGCGATTTTGGAGCTGGTGGCCCTGCGGCTGCTGTGCGCTGTGGCCCAGCCCTATACCTTTGCGGAAACTGCCGTTGTTGTGGAGTGCGCCGGTGCGGAGTTTACCGCCAAGGGCCGCACGGTGAAGCAACCCGGCTGGCGGGCGCTGGATGCCGCCTACCGGGCCAGCATGAAAAGTGCGCCGGAACAGGACGGCAATTCCGAAGATAAGGCGTTGCCTGAACTGTCCGAGGGCCAGGAGCTGCCGGTCGCCGGTGCCGCCGTCAAGGAGGGCAAGACTACCCCGCCCAAGCATTTCACCGAGGACACCTTGCTCTCCGCGATGGAAACTGCCGGGAAAGACGATATGCCGGAGGATGCCGAGCGCAAAGGGCTGGGGACGCCTGCCACCCGTGCCGGGATTTTGGAGAAGCTGGTGTCCACCGGCTTTCTGGAACGGAAAAAGAGTAAGAAAACCGTGCAGCTCCTGCCGTCCCACGATGCCATTTCCCTGATTACCGTCCTGCCGGAGCAGCTTCAATCCCCGCTGCTGACCGCCGAGTGGGAGTACCGACTGGGTGAGATCGAGCGCGGCGAGCTGGCCCTGGAGGACTTCATGGCAGAGATCACCGCCATGCTGAAGGAGCTGGTGGGGACCTATCAGGTCATCAAGGGCAGCGAGTACCTGTTCACCCCGCCCCGTGAGGTGGTGGGCAGATGCCCCCGCTGTGGCGGCGAAATTGCAGAAATGCAAAAAGGCTTCTTCTGCCAGGACAAATCTTGCAAATTTGCAATCTGGAAAAACAGCAAGTGGTGGGCCGCCAAGCGCAAGCAGCCCACCAAAGCCATTGTGGCGGCGCTGCTGAAAGATGGCCGCGCCCATGTGGCGGGGCTGTACTCCGAGAAAAGCGGCAAGACTTACGACGCCACCGTGGTGATGGAGGATACCGGCCAGTACGTCAACTTCAGGCTGGAGTTTGACCGGCAGAAAGGCGGCGGCAAATGA
- a CDS encoding CHAP domain-containing protein, with product MTKEPRLRFTDEERADPALEKPIRKAEKAAAKADKAQAKIPKKTVKTRETVVDPATGKKTVRLKFEEVDKKKPPSKLSHAVRDAPANAVTGKIHKEIRETEQDNVGVESAHKSEEAVETGVHLVQEGYRSHKLKPYRKAAQAERRLEKANVNALYQKSLQENPQLASNPISRWQQKQQIKKQYAAAKRAGQAAGNTAKTAEATGKAAKTVKEKAQQAGAYVMRHKKGFGIALALFLIVCLLLNTMSSCSMMAQSIGSAISGTTYPSDDPELVAVEADYAAKEAALQAEIDNIESSHPGYDEYRYDLDMIGHDPHELAAYLSAVLQGYTQASAQAELDRVFAAQYELTLTEEVEVRYRTETRTDSEGNEYDVEVPYNYYILNVTLTSKPISSVASELLTAEQLEMYQVYRQTLGNKPLIFGGGSADTSDSESLAGVEFVNGTRPGNQAVVDIAKSQVGNVGGQPYWSWYGFNSRVEWCACFVSWCYGQMGLSEPRFAACQSQGIPWFQSHGQWGGRDYANIAPGDAIFFDWDLDGSADHVGIVVGTDGSRVYTVEGNSGDACKIKSYSLTYECIKGYGLMNW from the coding sequence TTGACTAAGGAACCGCGCCTGCGCTTTACGGACGAGGAACGGGCTGACCCGGCGCTGGAGAAGCCCATCCGCAAGGCGGAGAAGGCCGCCGCCAAAGCGGATAAGGCGCAGGCCAAAATCCCGAAAAAAACGGTCAAGACCAGGGAAACGGTCGTGGACCCGGCCACCGGCAAGAAAACCGTCCGTCTCAAATTTGAGGAAGTGGATAAGAAAAAACCGCCCTCCAAGTTGTCTCATGCGGTGCGAGATGCGCCCGCCAACGCTGTGACGGGGAAAATCCACAAGGAAATCCGGGAGACTGAACAGGACAATGTGGGCGTGGAGAGCGCCCACAAGTCCGAGGAAGCGGTGGAGACCGGCGTACATCTGGTGCAGGAGGGCTACCGCAGCCATAAGCTGAAACCCTACCGCAAGGCGGCCCAGGCGGAGCGGCGGCTGGAAAAGGCCAACGTGAACGCCCTGTATCAGAAGTCTTTGCAGGAGAACCCCCAGCTTGCCAGCAACCCCATTTCCCGCTGGCAGCAGAAACAGCAGATTAAAAAGCAGTACGCCGCCGCCAAGCGCGCCGGTCAGGCTGCCGGGAATACCGCCAAGACTGCGGAGGCCACCGGCAAGGCGGCCAAGACGGTCAAGGAGAAGGCCCAGCAGGCCGGGGCCTATGTGATGCGTCACAAGAAAGGCTTCGGCATCGCCCTGGCGCTGTTTCTGATCGTCTGCCTGCTGCTCAACACCATGTCCTCCTGCTCCATGATGGCACAGAGCATCGGTTCAGCCATATCCGGCACCACCTACCCCTCCGATGACCCGGAGCTGGTGGCGGTGGAGGCCGACTATGCCGCCAAGGAGGCGGCGCTGCAAGCCGAGATCGACAACATCGAGAGCAGCCACCCAGGGTATGACGAGTACCGCTATGACCTGGATATGATCGGCCATGACCCCCATGAGCTGGCGGCCTATCTGTCCGCCGTGCTGCAAGGCTACACGCAGGCGAGCGCCCAGGCCGAGCTGGACCGGGTGTTTGCGGCACAGTATGAGCTGACGCTGACCGAGGAAGTGGAGGTGCGCTACCGCACTGAAACCCGGACGGACAGCGAGGGCAACGAATATGACGTTGAGGTGCCCTACAACTACTACATCTTAAATGTCACCCTCACCAGCAAGCCCATATCCTCTGTGGCTTCGGAGCTGCTGACAGCGGAACAACTGGAAATGTACCAGGTGTACCGGCAGACGCTGGGCAACAAGCCGCTGATCTTCGGCGGTGGTTCCGCCGACACCAGCGATTCCGAGAGTTTGGCCGGTGTGGAGTTCGTAAACGGCACCCGTCCCGGCAATCAGGCGGTGGTGGACATCGCCAAAAGCCAGGTGGGCAACGTGGGCGGCCAGCCCTATTGGAGCTGGTACGGCTTTAATTCCCGCGTGGAGTGGTGCGCTTGCTTCGTGTCCTGGTGTTACGGCCAGATGGGCCTTTCCGAGCCGCGCTTTGCCGCCTGCCAGTCCCAGGGCATCCCCTGGTTCCAGTCGCACGGACAATGGGGCGGGCGGGATTACGCCAACATCGCCCCAGGCGACGCTATCTTCTTCGATTGGGACTTGGATGGCAGCGCCGACCATGTGGGCATCGTAGTGGGCACCGACGGCAGCCGGGTTTACACCGTAGAGGGTAATTCCGGCGACGCCTGCAAAATCAAGAGTTATTCCCTGACCTACGAGTGCATCAAGGGCTACGGCTTGATGAACTGGTGA
- a CDS encoding immunoglobulin has protein sequence MKLSLYEQETIILYNQAEATAEVYSHDPRLLEKLRRLAEKYPDQIVKKDRQTFTVPKRCVSVREPYSAERRKAASERAKAAGYRPPIPKASSK, from the coding sequence ATGAAACTGAGTTTGTATGAACAGGAAACGATTATCCTCTATAACCAAGCCGAGGCCACCGCCGAGGTCTATTCCCACGACCCGCGCCTGCTGGAAAAGCTGCGGCGGCTGGCCGAGAAGTACCCGGACCAGATTGTGAAAAAGGACCGCCAGACCTTCACAGTGCCCAAACGCTGCGTGTCGGTGCGGGAGCCGTACAGCGCCGAGCGCCGCAAGGCCGCCAGCGAACGGGCCAAGGCTGCCGGGTACAGGCCGCCCATCCCTAAAGCGAGCAGCAAGTGA